One genomic segment of Clostridium estertheticum subsp. estertheticum includes these proteins:
- a CDS encoding ABC transporter ATP-binding protein → MTQKHLLETEGLTKEYKGKKVVNNLNITVYEGDVYGFLGPNGAGKSTTIKSIMGLIKPTSGKVIINGYDVHSQREKAIERIGAMVEAPSFYGGLSGYKNLLLMANLYELPKERVNEVLEMVDMTDAANKKVLKYSLGMKQRLGIARAFLNNPNIVILDEPTNGLDPQGIKDIRKLIHDLSKKYGVTFLMSSHILSEIQAVCNRIGIIENGCLRVQGYVDELLNTDEEIIEIHTREEEKTARLLTAMDISMKIDKFESGIRIRLKKGNFQNINKLLVSNEINIENISCKENSLEDYFLNLMEGDKKYA, encoded by the coding sequence ATGACGCAAAAGCATTTATTAGAAACAGAGGGTTTAACTAAAGAATATAAGGGTAAAAAAGTGGTGAATAATCTAAACATTACAGTATATGAGGGAGATGTTTATGGATTTCTTGGACCAAATGGGGCGGGGAAAAGTACAACTATAAAGAGTATCATGGGTCTCATAAAGCCTACATCAGGAAAGGTTATTATAAACGGGTATGACGTTCATAGTCAAAGAGAAAAGGCTATTGAAAGGATAGGTGCCATGGTAGAAGCCCCAAGTTTTTATGGTGGATTATCAGGTTACAAAAATCTTCTTCTTATGGCTAATCTTTATGAACTTCCAAAGGAGAGGGTGAATGAAGTGCTTGAAATGGTGGATATGACTGATGCCGCAAATAAAAAGGTTTTAAAATATTCATTAGGTATGAAACAAAGGCTTGGAATTGCAAGAGCTTTTTTAAACAATCCCAATATAGTTATACTAGATGAACCTACCAATGGATTAGATCCTCAGGGCATAAAAGACATAAGAAAATTAATACACGATTTATCCAAAAAGTATGGAGTAACCTTTCTGATGTCATCTCATATATTGAGTGAAATTCAAGCCGTATGTAACAGAATAGGAATTATAGAAAACGGTTGTCTAAGAGTTCAAGGTTATGTTGACGAATTATTAAATACTGACGAGGAAATAATAGAGATTCATACTAGGGAAGAGGAAAAGACTGCAAGGCTTCTCACAGCCATGGACATTTCAATGAAAATCGATAAATTTGAGAGTGGTATAAGAATTAGGCTTAAAAAGGGTAATTTCCAGAACATAAATAAGCTACTAGTTTCAAATGAAATAAATATTGAAAATATAAGCTGCAAGGAAAACTCTTTGGAGGATTACTTTTTAAATCTAATGGAAGGAGATAAAAAATATGCTTAA
- the rpiB gene encoding ribose 5-phosphate isomerase B encodes MEVILNMEIAIASDHSGFALKQEIKTFLETKGYEVQDYGTYNEEASDLSDFVYPASLAVANGEADRGIFIDGVGYGSALIANKIYGLYAAVCQDPFCAKLARLHSNTNVLCIGAKIIGSGIALEIVNTWLTTDFLVDTKKYKLRVDKINEISEKHLKKLSEI; translated from the coding sequence ATGGAGGTTATATTGAATATGGAAATTGCTATTGCAAGTGATCATTCTGGATTTGCTTTAAAACAAGAGATAAAAACATTTTTAGAAACAAAAGGATATGAGGTTCAAGATTATGGAACATATAATGAAGAAGCCAGTGATTTGTCAGATTTTGTCTATCCCGCATCCTTAGCTGTTGCTAATGGTGAAGCTGATAGAGGAATTTTTATTGACGGAGTCGGGTACGGAAGTGCTTTAATTGCTAACAAAATATATGGTTTATATGCTGCTGTTTGTCAAGATCCATTTTGTGCAAAATTAGCACGATTACATTCTAATACAAATGTCCTTTGTATTGGCGCAAAAATAATTGGTTCAGGGATAGCACTTGAAATCGTAAATACCTGGTTAACTACAGATTTTCTTGTTGACACTAAAAAATATAAATTACGAGTGGACAAAATAAACGAAATTTCAGAAAAGCATTTGAAAAAGCTCTCCGAAATATAA
- the motA gene encoding flagellar motor stator protein MotA: MDIFLIIGIITGLGAIVTGMTLKGSSISVLLNPEAAIIILVGTTAAVMNSFPKKEFLKIPSLLGVLFKEKKRDNSAETIEKIVQMSQVTRKNGLLSLEETIKDINDKFMKKGLEMVVDGVDPETVREILEIEIDGLEERHRLGASILTTAGASSPTLGVLGAVIGLIGALGNLADTQKLGESIASAFVATLYGIFFGYVIFHPFASRLKRKSSEEVNTMNIVLEGVLCIQLGENPKNIENKLVCMLEPKDRLKFQQISAEENSNEKEKGTL, translated from the coding sequence ATGGATATTTTTTTAATTATAGGTATTATTACAGGTCTCGGTGCAATTGTTACCGGAATGACTCTAAAGGGTTCAAGCATTTCAGTATTACTAAATCCAGAAGCAGCAATTATAATTCTTGTTGGTACTACTGCAGCAGTAATGAATTCTTTTCCTAAGAAAGAGTTTCTTAAAATCCCAAGTCTTTTAGGTGTTCTTTTTAAAGAAAAAAAAAGAGACAACTCTGCTGAAACAATAGAAAAGATTGTTCAAATGTCACAAGTAACAAGAAAAAATGGATTATTATCACTTGAAGAAACAATTAAAGATATTAATGATAAATTTATGAAAAAAGGCTTGGAAATGGTAGTAGATGGTGTAGATCCAGAAACCGTACGTGAGATTTTAGAAATTGAAATTGACGGTCTAGAAGAAAGACACCGTTTGGGGGCATCAATTCTTACAACGGCAGGAGCATCTTCTCCTACATTAGGAGTTTTAGGAGCGGTTATAGGTCTAATTGGTGCACTAGGCAATTTAGCTGATACTCAAAAACTTGGTGAAAGTATCGCATCAGCATTTGTTGCTACCCTTTATGGTATTTTCTTTGGATATGTAATATTCCATCCTTTTGCATCTAGATTAAAAAGAAAGTCTAGTGAAGAAGTAAATACTATGAATATAGTACTTGAGGGCGTTTTATGTATCCAATTAGGAGAAAATCCAAAAAATATTGAAAATAAATTAGTATGTATGTTAGAACCTAAGGACCGATTAAAGTTCCAACAAATTAGCGCAGAGGAGAATAGTAATGAGAAAGAAAAAGGAACACTCTGA
- a CDS encoding rubredoxin-like domain-containing protein codes for MKKLFKCTVCGYVSEGAPVKCPKCGVDENKFEELSSEASEKIYRSNKSNDIHIEIIALAEKIAFLSQEGIDDNLDPKCVSAFTQAKNEAWTIKQRSKAELAGHMSLGKW; via the coding sequence ATGAAAAAATTATTTAAATGTACTGTTTGTGGATATGTAAGTGAGGGTGCTCCAGTAAAATGTCCTAAATGTGGTGTAGATGAAAATAAATTTGAAGAGTTAAGCAGTGAAGCTTCTGAAAAAATTTACCGTTCAAATAAATCAAATGATATTCATATTGAAATCATAGCGCTCGCTGAAAAAATAGCATTCCTTAGTCAAGAAGGAATAGACGATAATCTTGATCCTAAATGTGTATCAGCTTTTACACAAGCTAAAAATGAAGCTTGGACTATAAAACAAAGATCAAAAGCTGAACTTGCAGGCCATATGAGTTTAGGTAAGTGGTAA
- a CDS encoding SH3 domain-containing protein: MYKDDYIFPTIMYSASFWMHDLTDATEIILSIDEIEKFNNNLKSIIPSLYDLANEGDTIASKPLIDLIQSYKLFTKDMFDSNGKLIPTDYFEEIIRNTNLDKINDYTTIEYGISIKKTSVRSFPIESPIFSSLEHSKINNFDRFQETSCFPFEPVLILHKSLDKKWYFVKNYNYFGWVKSNDIALAKNKKQISNYSKSKEFLMVIAKETTLTINEKDSTPITIKCGMGTKLFLLNHNQSNMMDNYVIKYPTSDISGNLIFKNATIDNTEDIINGNLPYTRYNIINQALKFIDTPYDWGDKFSGKDCSSFILTIYKCFGLLLPRNAEQQENSFANKKNSIKFKKNNSLKNRYSLMDKLKPGASLFLEGHVMMYLGKYKNTHYMIHSFSGYSIKNGSNYETRSALQVAISTIDLISTSGTPFIQKFTSAVNYQ; the protein is encoded by the coding sequence ATGTATAAGGATGACTATATATTCCCAACTATTATGTATTCCGCATCCTTTTGGATGCATGATCTTACTGACGCTACAGAAATAATACTTTCTATAGATGAAATTGAAAAATTCAATAATAATCTTAAATCTATAATACCTTCTTTATATGATTTAGCTAATGAAGGTGATACTATAGCTTCTAAACCTCTCATTGATCTCATACAATCATATAAACTATTCACTAAAGATATGTTTGATTCTAATGGGAAGTTAATCCCCACTGATTACTTTGAAGAAATTATACGCAATACAAATTTAGATAAAATAAATGATTATACTACTATTGAGTACGGTATAAGCATAAAAAAGACTTCAGTGAGAAGTTTCCCCATAGAAAGCCCGATTTTTTCGTCTTTAGAGCATAGTAAAATAAATAACTTTGATAGGTTTCAAGAGACAAGTTGCTTTCCCTTCGAGCCAGTTCTAATACTCCATAAGAGTCTAGATAAAAAATGGTATTTTGTAAAAAATTACAATTATTTCGGTTGGGTTAAAAGTAATGATATAGCATTAGCCAAAAATAAAAAACAAATTTCAAATTATTCTAAAAGCAAAGAATTTTTAATGGTTATTGCCAAAGAAACTACTTTAACTATTAATGAAAAGGACTCCACCCCAATAACTATAAAATGTGGAATGGGTACTAAGCTATTCTTATTAAACCATAATCAATCTAATATGATGGATAATTATGTTATAAAATATCCAACAAGTGATATCAGTGGCAACCTTATATTTAAAAATGCTACTATAGATAACACTGAGGACATTATAAATGGAAACCTTCCATATACAAGGTATAACATAATAAATCAAGCTCTTAAATTTATCGATACACCCTATGATTGGGGAGATAAATTTTCCGGAAAAGACTGTTCTAGCTTTATACTAACGATTTATAAATGTTTCGGACTCTTACTTCCACGCAATGCTGAACAACAAGAAAATAGTTTTGCTAATAAAAAAAATTCTATTAAATTCAAAAAAAATAATTCACTAAAAAACCGATACTCCTTAATGGATAAACTAAAACCAGGTGCTTCACTATTTTTAGAGGGACATGTAATGATGTACCTTGGCAAATATAAGAATACTCATTATATGATTCACAGCTTTTCAGGATATAGTATTAAAAATGGATCTAATTACGAAACACGCTCTGCCTTACAGGTTGCCATTTCGACCATAGATCTTATATCCACAAGCGGAACTCCTTTTATACAGAAATTTACTTCTGCAGTAAATTATCAATAA
- the sstT gene encoding serine/threonine transporter SstT, translated as MKKLIKQWNQVSLVLRIIIGLAVGIFLALAIPEQAKFVIIFGSLFVGALKSIAPILVFFLIMSAISKHKSGHQTNMKSIIVLYLLGTFLAGFTAVVVSFIFPVTLTLAMARGGLTPPGGVVEVLKALLMNVVDNPVKALFNANYIGILSWALVLGAALKNAPDTTKTMITNFSDAVTQIVKWVIDFAPLGIMGLVFEAISTTGMKVLASYGHLLAVLIGCMLFVALVVNPIIVYIYIRKNPFPLVLMCLRESGITAFFTRSSAANIPVNMRLCEKLGLDKDTYSVSIPLGSTINMAGAAVTISVLTLAAVTTLGIKVDLPTAFILSVLSAVCACGASGVAGGSLLLIPLACSLFGIPNDIAMKVVGVGFIVGVLQDSCETALNSSTDVLFTAAAEFAKMRKEGKEIIINK; from the coding sequence TTGAAAAAATTAATTAAACAGTGGAATCAAGTAAGCCTAGTATTACGAATAATTATTGGCTTAGCTGTTGGTATTTTCTTAGCTTTAGCGATTCCTGAGCAAGCGAAATTCGTCATTATTTTTGGTTCTTTATTTGTTGGTGCATTGAAATCAATTGCGCCTATATTGGTGTTTTTCTTAATCATGTCTGCCATATCCAAGCATAAGAGTGGGCATCAAACTAATATGAAATCAATTATCGTTCTTTATCTTTTAGGAACATTTTTGGCCGGATTTACAGCGGTTGTTGTAAGCTTTATCTTCCCAGTAACACTTACACTTGCAATGGCTAGAGGTGGTTTGACACCACCTGGAGGTGTCGTAGAGGTTCTTAAAGCATTACTAATGAACGTTGTTGATAATCCAGTAAAGGCACTTTTTAATGCCAACTACATTGGCATATTGTCTTGGGCGTTAGTTCTTGGCGCTGCTTTAAAAAATGCGCCGGATACTACAAAAACGATGATTACTAATTTTTCAGATGCAGTAACTCAAATAGTTAAATGGGTTATAGACTTTGCGCCACTTGGAATCATGGGTCTTGTATTTGAGGCGATTTCTACAACTGGAATGAAGGTTTTAGCTAGCTATGGGCATTTACTTGCAGTTTTGATTGGATGTATGCTTTTTGTGGCTCTTGTTGTCAATCCAATTATTGTTTACATTTATATTCGAAAGAACCCATTCCCACTTGTGTTGATGTGCTTAAGAGAAAGTGGTATTACAGCATTCTTTACACGTAGTTCAGCTGCAAACATTCCTGTAAATATGAGATTGTGTGAAAAACTAGGTTTAGATAAGGATACGTATTCTGTATCTATTCCATTAGGATCTACCATTAATATGGCTGGAGCAGCAGTTACGATTTCTGTTTTAACACTTGCAGCAGTTACAACACTTGGAATTAAAGTGGATCTGCCTACAGCATTTATCCTTAGTGTATTGTCAGCAGTATGTGCTTGCGGTGCTTCAGGAGTGGCTGGTGGATCGCTGCTCCTAATTCCTCTAGCATGTAGCTTATTTGGCATACCAAATGATATTGCTATGAAGGTAGTTGGTGTAGGGTTTATCGTAGGTGTTTTACAAGACTCTTGTGAAACGGCACTTAATTCATCTACGGATGTACTTTTCACAGCAGCAGCTGAATTTGCGAAGATGCGTAAAGAAGGAAAAGAGATTATTATTAATAAATAA
- a CDS encoding LytR/AlgR family response regulator transcription factor, whose amino-acid sequence MLKVIICEDNAVHRGKLNNLIENTILREELSLEVAVCTANPEEVISYVQKNQNTSIYFLDVDLKNNINGIRLGETIREMDSLGFIIFVTTHLEMSYLAFKYKVEAMDYVIKDDEDFKHRVNSCILKAYNTYYKSENKNGYISIKDESRIINIKLFDILFIETTVVAHKICVHEEDRRFAFYGNLKDIKEKLTPNFYRCHKSYIVNKDKIKEVDKKNNKIIMENGEECYVSFRYMKGLLA is encoded by the coding sequence ATGCTTAAGGTAATAATTTGTGAAGATAATGCGGTCCATAGAGGCAAGCTAAACAATCTTATAGAAAATACTATTTTAAGAGAAGAGTTAAGCTTGGAAGTAGCAGTTTGCACAGCGAATCCTGAAGAAGTGATAAGCTACGTACAAAAAAATCAAAACACAAGTATATATTTTTTAGATGTAGATTTGAAAAACAATATAAATGGCATAAGGCTAGGCGAGACTATAAGGGAAATGGATTCACTAGGCTTTATTATATTTGTCACAACTCATTTAGAGATGAGCTATTTGGCATTCAAATATAAGGTGGAGGCTATGGATTATGTAATAAAGGATGATGAAGATTTTAAGCATAGGGTTAACAGCTGCATTTTAAAGGCTTATAACACTTATTATAAATCAGAAAATAAAAATGGATACATATCCATAAAAGATGAATCAAGAATAATAAATATAAAGCTTTTTGACATTTTATTTATTGAAACTACAGTAGTGGCTCATAAGATATGTGTTCATGAGGAAGATAGGCGATTTGCCTTTTATGGTAATCTAAAAGATATTAAGGAAAAGCTTACTCCAAACTTTTACAGGTGTCATAAGTCTTATATTGTTAATAAGGATAAAATAAAAGAAGTGGACAAGAAAAATAATAAAATAATAATGGAAAATGGAGAAGAATGTTATGTTTCCTTTAGATACATGAAGGGGCTTTTAGCATGA
- a CDS encoding zinc ribbon domain-containing protein, whose translation MKHCIKCNTELADKSKYCNECGKNQSTDEYDNQDSYDEREDNYTRSPVYNTKPEYRENSDYGDANNFNAKRKHSPILIICLIVTVIVIVGGVVALGLLSAHKYTSDDLKYQDIPASTKSVTPEVTKTEPAKTAKSAIVGKLHQKVIVPDIRYGTYEIEINSITLTTERNKYSKVKPVEVYKVNYTYKLLSSGTSTHGLYVSSFASFDSTGESGEGYPGGTGDYPKPLTIIGTKCSADTFVAVKNKSSFINLVLDYSVTNDSGHMIFKIPTK comes from the coding sequence ATGAAACATTGCATAAAATGCAACACAGAACTGGCAGACAAAAGTAAATACTGCAATGAATGTGGAAAAAACCAATCGACAGATGAGTATGACAATCAAGATAGTTATGATGAGCGAGAGGATAATTACACAAGAAGTCCTGTATATAACACTAAGCCAGAGTATAGGGAAAACTCGGATTACGGAGATGCTAATAACTTTAATGCAAAACGTAAACATAGTCCAATATTAATAATATGCTTAATAGTAACAGTAATAGTAATAGTAGGAGGAGTTGTTGCACTTGGTTTATTGTCAGCTCATAAATATACATCAGATGATCTTAAATATCAGGATATACCGGCTTCAACTAAAAGTGTTACTCCCGAAGTAACTAAAACTGAACCAGCTAAAACAGCTAAATCAGCTATAGTAGGAAAATTACATCAGAAAGTTATTGTTCCGGATATTCGGTATGGAACATATGAAATTGAAATTAACAGTATTACATTAACAACAGAAAGAAATAAATATAGCAAGGTTAAACCAGTAGAAGTGTATAAGGTTAATTATACCTACAAATTATTGTCTAGTGGAACTTCAACACATGGTTTATACGTATCTAGTTTTGCTTCATTTGACAGCACCGGAGAGTCAGGAGAAGGTTATCCAGGCGGGACTGGTGATTACCCTAAGCCATTAACTATTATAGGGACTAAATGTTCAGCAGATACATTTGTAGCAGTTAAAAATAAAAGTTCTTTCATAAATTTAGTTTTAGACTATAGTGTGACTAATGATAGCGGACATATGATATTTAAAATACCAACTAAATAA
- a CDS encoding undecaprenyl-diphosphatase has product MNLTLFRLINNLADKNAFLDTVMIVSSKYVIYLYALLLGVYLIIGYGGKNKKAKEIVTPIIVLITINFILTFIIGIMWHEQRPFSEHTVNLLYTHKNNASFPSTHAIGVMTIALGVNNKTKKLGKLLIILAIIVGISRVYVGHHYPLDVLGGFLLAIFSNYIYIKGFSKTSIYNIKNRKYSG; this is encoded by the coding sequence ATGAATTTGACTTTATTTAGACTAATAAACAATTTAGCAGATAAAAACGCATTTTTAGATACTGTTATGATTGTATCTTCAAAGTATGTTATCTATTTATATGCACTATTATTAGGAGTATATCTAATAATAGGTTATGGGGGTAAAAATAAAAAAGCAAAGGAGATTGTGACTCCAATTATAGTATTGATTACAATAAACTTTATATTAACATTTATAATCGGGATTATGTGGCATGAACAAAGACCATTTAGTGAGCATACAGTAAATCTATTATATACGCATAAAAATAATGCTTCATTTCCAAGTACTCACGCAATAGGGGTAATGACTATAGCATTAGGAGTTAATAATAAAACAAAAAAACTAGGAAAACTTTTAATTATCCTAGCAATTATTGTTGGTATATCAAGAGTTTATGTAGGCCACCATTATCCGCTTGATGTTTTAGGTGGATTTTTATTAGCTATTTTTAGTAATTATATATATATAAAAGGCTTTAGTAAAACAAGTATTTACAATATCAAAAATAGAAAATACTCAGGATGA
- a CDS encoding ABC transporter permease — MLKIFKNEIIKMLSSKKFYLLCAILIFSIILMGTIGHRINANNFALATLDGIVMKPIVPIFMVLVIAEVLTEDYSLGTMKFSLMTTIKKSDFIIGKLLFIALYAIIFMAISFIFSYIVGTITFGLGGKGDVLKTLVFNIKCYGIIILPLLSFCAMISLLALLINNSGTMIGLGIGIVILSMLFIPLQENVIYFMPGGGMYAAPYINKSGPHSIFLFAIVAVIYIIVFSFISSLVINKKDIVQ; from the coding sequence ATGCTTAAGATTTTTAAAAATGAGATAATAAAAATGCTTAGTAGTAAAAAGTTTTATTTACTGTGCGCTATATTAATCTTCAGTATAATCCTCATGGGCACAATTGGTCATAGAATTAATGCAAATAACTTTGCGCTGGCAACTTTAGATGGCATAGTGATGAAACCTATAGTACCAATATTTATGGTGCTTGTTATAGCCGAAGTTTTAACTGAGGACTACAGCCTTGGAACTATGAAATTTTCTTTGATGACAACTATAAAGAAAAGTGATTTTATAATTGGAAAGCTTTTATTTATAGCTTTATATGCAATAATATTTATGGCTATTAGTTTTATTTTTAGCTATATTGTAGGGACTATTACATTTGGACTGGGTGGAAAAGGAGATGTTTTGAAAACTCTTGTTTTCAATATTAAATGTTATGGTATTATAATACTTCCTTTACTGTCCTTTTGTGCTATGATAAGTTTACTTGCATTGCTTATTAATAATAGTGGTACAATGATCGGTTTAGGAATAGGAATTGTTATACTTAGTATGCTGTTTATACCATTACAAGAGAATGTAATTTACTTTATGCCAGGTGGAGGAATGTATGCTGCGCCCTACATAAATAAGAGCGGTCCACACAGTATATTTTTATTTGCAATAGTTGCTGTTATATATATAATAGTATTTTCTTTTATAAGTTCATTGGTTATAAACAAAAAAGATATAGTACAGTAG
- a CDS encoding sensor histidine kinase has translation MIFESSIIVILSSLIIPSILISILCCISIYILNKELIRKKEIRKCFFISFIIGIFISTGSYSIILPAFCIITIFQLKNNRSNIKALLIIYVVYLFHTLYILVYAFSGKSLYNIPPPRYSFLEFIILLPVVILSCLIIKSTVKRKKGYNEHTADKLRFRIILIISLPLTLMIFGLWYILSYHIIDKGKVDFIVGNFIPVALPLVVIILITIIVYNYDKSLEYSVNLKREIEEKKEIMEYSNMIEEMYGETRRFKHDYMNMLTPLKEYIDKADIEGLREFFYDNIIDMDKDINWSNSNIDKLKYIKVDGLKAILSTKLIKAAGLNIDIKVEIIEDIKNIAMNIMDLCRIIGILLDNAIEAAQKSEYPKLYVCLVNKDNYVTIVIENNFFGQKPKIYKIYEEGYSTNGKRRGLGLYSVKQILDKKYHNAFLNTSIEGKMFVQELWIKYI, from the coding sequence ATGATATTTGAATCTTCTATAATTGTAATTTTAAGTTCTCTGATTATACCTTCCATACTTATTAGCATTTTATGTTGCATTTCTATATATATTTTAAATAAGGAATTAATAAGGAAAAAAGAGATAAGAAAATGTTTTTTTATATCTTTTATAATAGGAATATTCATTAGTACTGGTTCTTATTCAATCATTCTTCCTGCATTTTGTATAATTACTATTTTTCAGCTAAAAAATAATAGAAGTAATATAAAAGCATTGCTAATAATTTATGTGGTTTATTTATTTCATACGCTATACATTCTTGTATATGCTTTTTCAGGTAAAAGCTTATATAATATACCACCACCAAGATACAGCTTTTTAGAATTTATTATATTGTTACCAGTGGTTATTTTAAGCTGTTTAATAATAAAGAGCACTGTAAAAAGGAAAAAAGGCTATAATGAGCATACAGCGGATAAATTAAGATTTAGAATTATATTAATTATTAGCCTACCCTTAACTTTGATGATATTTGGACTGTGGTATATTTTGAGCTATCACATAATAGATAAGGGGAAAGTAGATTTTATTGTAGGTAACTTTATACCAGTAGCATTGCCTTTAGTAGTTATTATTCTTATAACCATAATTGTGTATAACTATGACAAGAGCTTAGAATATAGTGTTAATCTTAAAAGAGAGATTGAGGAAAAAAAAGAAATAATGGAATATTCTAATATGATAGAGGAAATGTACGGAGAAACCAGAAGATTTAAGCACGATTATATGAATATGCTGACCCCCCTTAAAGAATACATAGATAAGGCTGATATAGAAGGATTAAGGGAGTTTTTTTATGATAATATTATTGACATGGACAAGGACATAAATTGGAGTAATAGCAATATTGATAAATTAAAATATATCAAGGTAGACGGCCTTAAAGCAATACTATCTACAAAGCTAATAAAGGCAGCAGGACTTAACATTGATATAAAAGTGGAAATAATTGAAGATATAAAGAATATAGCTATGAATATAATGGATTTATGCAGAATCATAGGAATATTGCTAGATAATGCTATTGAAGCTGCACAAAAAAGTGAATATCCTAAGCTTTATGTTTGCTTGGTAAACAAAGATAATTATGTGACCATAGTTATTGAAAATAATTTTTTTGGGCAGAAACCTAAGATTTATAAGATATATGAAGAAGGCTATTCCACAAATGGGAAAAGACGAGGATTAGGTTTATATAGCGTAAAACAGATTTTAGATAAAAAATATCATAATGCATTCTTAAATACAAGCATAGAAGGTAAGATGTTTGTTCAAGAATTGTGGATAAAATATATTTAA